From one Rhodamnia argentea isolate NSW1041297 chromosome 1, ASM2092103v1, whole genome shotgun sequence genomic stretch:
- the LOC115740201 gene encoding autophagy-related protein 101, with product MNCEVCHLKELEVEHYEIREVLRCILHTIIFHRALGLVRPKEIDLELFEITYVQCGDEEVEKKIDEKIDQFIGWAEKHPNKKSQICLSFFEVKNKQVSWFGKQMERLFWEHWYISLNVAQQPKVHSLKSHNNKVVDTGENILEERSIRRASLEASLRDVLFQIIRFVNDKKEHVPPIPNREGFISFPYEIAIPSSSDSAFGMDMFKRMLQTGHPTMLSSD from the exons ATGAACTGCGAAGTCTGCCATCTCAAAGAATTG GAGGTGGAGCACTATGAGATTCGGGAAGTGCTCCGAT GTATACTACACACTATTATCTTCCACCGAGCTTTAGGCCTTGTACGGCCCAAAGAAATCGACTTGGAACTTTTTGAAATTACATAT GTGCAATGTGGGGATGAAGAAGtcgagaagaaaattgatgagAAGATAGATCAGTTCATTGGTTGGGCTGAGAAGCATCCAAATAAGAAAAGCCAG ATATGTTTATCCTTCTTTGAAGTAAAAAACAAACAGGTATCATGGTTCGGCAAACAAATGGAACGGCTATTTTGGGAACATTGGTATATCAGTTTGAATGTGGCCCAACAACCGAAAGTGCATTCTCTCAAGTCGCATAATAACAAAGTTGTTGACACTGGGG AGAATATTCTAGAGGAAAGAAGCATCCGCAGGGCATCACTGGAAGCCTCTCTTCGGGATGTTCTGTTTCAGATAATTAGATTCGTGAATGACAAAAAGGAACACGTACCCCCAATTCCAAATCGTGAAGGATTCATCTCATTTCCATATGAAATTGCTATTCCAAG TTCGTCAGATTCTGCATTTGGAATGGACATGTTCAAGAGGATGCTTCAGACTGGACATCCTACTATGCTGAGCTCTGATTAA